From Rhodothermales bacterium, the proteins below share one genomic window:
- a CDS encoding response regulator: MQAKILVIDDDELLRRTIRFVLEDRGFQVFEAPDGSEGFDIASEASPDVILLDIRMAEMNGFSTLQAIKGDPLLQHIPIIMMTGMPSELSKKRCKQAGAEYFLTKPFSASHLIDLITMIPVRTKGLRLSSDIQL, encoded by the coding sequence ATGCAAGCCAAGATCCTTGTCATCGACGACGACGAACTGTTGCGGCGCACCATCCGCTTTGTGCTCGAAGACCGCGGCTTTCAGGTGTTCGAGGCGCCGGATGGGAGCGAGGGGTTCGATATCGCCAGCGAAGCCTCGCCCGATGTCATCCTGCTCGACATCCGCATGGCGGAGATGAACGGCTTTTCGACGCTGCAGGCCATCAAGGGTGATCCGCTCCTCCAGCATATCCCCATCATCATGATGACCGGGATGCCCTCCGAGCTGAGCAAGAAACGCTGCAAGCAGGCCGGCGCCGAGTATTTCCTCACCAAGCCGTTCTCGGCCAGCCACCTCATCGATCTGATCACGATGATCCCCGTCCGGACCAAAGGGCTGCGGCTTTCATCAGATATCCAGTTATGA
- a CDS encoding winged helix DNA-binding protein, with amino-acid sequence MPEGLKTWIKQGAPFESEAQEAVLNLLVAASYMSERLERIAQKYDITRSQYNILRILRGAPEDGYPRCEVQGRMIDRSPDVTRLMDRLVERGLVERKRSDIDRRVALHRITDKGRALLEEMHPDISSVTTFFAERVSAVDRKHLSRICEGIYLERE; translated from the coding sequence ATGCCTGAAGGATTAAAGACGTGGATCAAGCAGGGCGCTCCGTTTGAAAGCGAGGCGCAGGAAGCCGTTCTCAACCTGCTCGTTGCGGCATCGTACATGAGCGAGCGGCTGGAGCGTATCGCGCAGAAATACGACATCACGCGCAGCCAGTACAACATCCTTCGGATCTTGCGCGGCGCGCCCGAGGACGGCTACCCGCGCTGCGAGGTGCAGGGGCGGATGATCGATCGGAGCCCGGACGTCACCCGGCTGATGGATCGGCTGGTGGAACGCGGGCTGGTGGAACGCAAACGGTCCGACATCGACCGCCGGGTCGCGCTCCATCGGATCACGGACAAGGGCCGCGCGCTGCTCGAGGAGATGCACCCGGACATCAGCAGCGTCACCACGTTTTTCGCCGAGCGCGTCAGCGCGGTGGACCGCAAGCACCTTTCCCGCATCTGCGAGGGCATCTACCTCGAGCGGGAGTGA
- a CDS encoding citrate synthase produces MDTAKLSIDQKEIDLPIVVGSENEVGMGISKLRSQTGAITLDVGFGNTGSCQSAITYIDGEKGILRYRGYPIEQLAENSTFTEICYLLVKGELPNAAQLEHFESQLKHHSLLHEDFKKFFEGYPSSAHPMSVLSSMVSTLSTFYPESNAPADVELNIIRLLAKLSTVAAFSYKKSIGQPYVYPRNDLDYPSNFLNMMFAVPTEDYKVSKTLAEALDLLLILHAEHEQNCSTSTVRMVGSSGANLFASISAGICALSGPLHGGANQAVINMLDMIVADGGDYKKYMQKAKDKDDSFRLMGFGHRVYKNFDPRAKIIKKAADKVLDELGVKDPLLDVAKNLERIALEDSYFVDRKLYPNVDFYSGILYRAMGLPTNMYTVMFAIGRLPGWIAQWKELREDPDTRIFRPRQIYVGPTERPYPAMSSRK; encoded by the coding sequence ATGGACACAGCGAAGCTCAGCATCGACCAGAAAGAAATCGACCTTCCGATTGTGGTCGGGAGTGAAAACGAAGTGGGCATGGGCATCTCGAAGCTGCGCAGCCAGACGGGCGCCATCACGCTCGATGTCGGCTTCGGCAATACCGGATCGTGCCAGAGCGCCATCACCTACATCGATGGCGAAAAGGGCATCCTCCGCTACCGTGGCTATCCGATCGAGCAACTCGCTGAAAACTCCACCTTCACCGAAATCTGCTACCTCCTCGTCAAGGGCGAGCTGCCGAACGCCGCCCAGCTCGAACACTTCGAGAGCCAGCTGAAGCACCACAGCCTGCTGCACGAGGACTTCAAGAAATTCTTCGAGGGGTATCCGAGCAGCGCCCATCCGATGAGCGTGCTCTCGAGCATGGTATCCACCCTCTCCACGTTTTACCCGGAATCGAACGCGCCGGCGGATGTCGAACTCAACATCATCCGCCTCCTGGCCAAGCTGAGCACCGTCGCGGCGTTCTCCTATAAAAAATCCATCGGGCAACCGTACGTCTATCCCCGGAACGACCTCGACTATCCGAGCAACTTCCTGAACATGATGTTCGCCGTCCCGACCGAGGACTACAAGGTCAGCAAGACCCTCGCCGAAGCGCTGGACCTGCTGCTGATCCTGCACGCCGAACACGAGCAGAACTGCAGCACCTCGACCGTCCGTATGGTGGGCAGCAGCGGCGCCAACCTCTTCGCCTCCATTTCCGCCGGCATCTGCGCCCTCTCCGGCCCGCTCCACGGCGGCGCCAACCAGGCCGTCATCAACATGCTCGACATGATCGTGGCGGACGGCGGCGACTACAAGAAGTACATGCAGAAGGCCAAGGACAAGGACGACTCCTTCCGCCTCATGGGCTTCGGCCACCGCGTCTACAAAAACTTCGACCCCCGCGCCAAGATCATCAAAAAAGCGGCGGACAAGGTCCTCGACGAACTCGGGGTCAAAGATCCGCTGCTCGATGTGGCCAAAAACCTCGAACGCATCGCGCTGGAGGACAGCTACTTCGTCGACCGCAAGCTGTACCCGAACGTCGACTTCTACAGCGGCATCCTCTACCGCGCCATGGGGCTCCCGACGAACATGTACACGGTGATGTTCGCCATCGGCCGGCTCCCCGGCTGGATCGCCCAGTGGAAAGAACTCCGCGAAGATCCCGACACCCGCATCTTCCGCCCCCGCCAGATCTACGTCGGCCCGACCGAACGTCCGTATCCGGCGATGAGCAGCCGGAAGTAG
- a CDS encoding trypsin-like peptidase domain-containing protein, which yields MKLKGKVLLACFCALAFLLGGAAVTVTDGMFELGREADAASRPLAALDPSAFEAALAGALPAVVQIEALTLDRQPFGPDQLEQFFIPGQRQADEDTDRGLGSGIVVREDGFIVTSRHVLRNADRIKVTLADGTRHTAELIGTDTGSDLAVLRVDARGLTPARFADDTRLAAGQLIVAVGSPLARHLRQSATAGIISTVATRDGEVRYLQTDAALANGSAGSPLFNLDGRVAGLAQYRMDRPTTGVHGAVPAGTVVRVADALIARGKRGAGRLGLSYAPAGDPAAPGHVRVFDVERGGAADRAGIRVGDLIVAVEREPLRDPIDLADRVAAGAPGDTLLLDVQRRTDVMSVDVVLDAAARPAPRTTGGAREPFELEMGFTVDDLTYEVARDMEIPASSGVVVLHVDPSSDAYRESDLRGGMVIVEMAGEPVRNRDDFMRIYRKMPDEAYFLVICYAPLQSAPIMTALMKPCVSC from the coding sequence ATGAAGCTCAAAGGGAAGGTGCTACTGGCCTGCTTCTGCGCGCTCGCGTTTCTCCTGGGCGGCGCCGCCGTGACCGTGACCGACGGAATGTTCGAGTTGGGTCGCGAGGCCGATGCGGCCAGCCGGCCCCTGGCGGCGCTCGATCCGTCCGCCTTCGAGGCGGCCCTCGCCGGCGCGCTGCCGGCCGTCGTGCAGATCGAAGCCCTCACGCTCGATCGCCAGCCCTTCGGGCCCGATCAACTCGAACAGTTTTTTATCCCCGGACAGCGCCAGGCCGACGAGGACACCGACCGGGGTCTCGGCTCCGGTATCGTCGTCCGTGAGGACGGGTTTATCGTCACGTCCCGTCATGTCCTGCGCAACGCGGATCGGATCAAGGTGACGCTGGCGGACGGGACGCGGCATACCGCGGAGCTGATCGGGACGGATACCGGCTCCGACCTCGCCGTCCTCCGGGTCGATGCCCGCGGCCTGACGCCGGCCCGCTTCGCCGACGACACGCGGCTGGCGGCCGGGCAGCTGATCGTGGCGGTCGGCTCGCCGCTGGCGCGCCACCTCCGGCAGTCGGCCACGGCGGGCATCATCAGCACCGTGGCGACGCGTGATGGCGAGGTGCGCTATCTCCAGACCGACGCCGCCCTCGCGAACGGCAGCGCGGGAAGCCCGCTCTTCAACCTGGATGGCCGGGTCGCCGGCCTCGCGCAGTATCGTATGGACCGGCCCACGACGGGCGTGCATGGCGCCGTGCCGGCCGGCACCGTCGTCCGCGTGGCCGATGCGCTCATCGCACGCGGGAAACGCGGTGCGGGGCGGCTCGGCCTCTCCTATGCCCCGGCGGGCGATCCGGCGGCGCCCGGGCACGTGCGGGTCTTCGATGTCGAACGCGGCGGCGCGGCCGACCGGGCCGGCATCCGGGTCGGCGATCTCATCGTGGCCGTCGAACGCGAACCGCTGCGCGACCCGATCGATCTGGCGGACCGGGTGGCCGCGGGCGCGCCGGGCGACACCCTCCTGCTGGATGTTCAGCGCCGGACGGACGTGATGTCGGTGGATGTCGTGCTGGACGCGGCGGCGCGCCCCGCGCCGCGCACGACCGGCGGAGCCAGGGAGCCGTTCGAACTCGAAATGGGCTTCACGGTCGACGACCTCACCTACGAAGTCGCCCGCGACATGGAGATACCGGCATCCAGCGGCGTGGTCGTCCTGCACGTCGACCCGTCGAGCGATGCGTACCGCGAGAGCGACCTCCGCGGCGGCATGGTCATCGTCGAGATGGCCGGCGAGCCCGTCCGCAACCGCGACGACTTCATGCGCATCTACCGGAAGATGCCCGACGAGGCATATTTCCTGGTGATCTGCTACGCGCCGCTCCAGTCGGCGCCGATCATGACGGCGCTGATGAAGCCCTGCGTGAGCTGCTGA
- a CDS encoding malectin domain-containing carbohydrate-binding protein, translating to MDTPRTFSFRRHLLVAAVLLALVPGAALGQSAPLIRLNSGGPSFTLDGTNYTSDAYFTDSKTASFDSREIAGTEEDDLFRTERITNDDGLPFGYSIPVPQNGIYSVRLHFAETAFTVAGRRIFDVAVEGTTVLDDYDIFASAGGANTAITETILNIAVNDDTLNVVFSAVVERAKINAIEVFGDFDPISIPFGINVAGPALTVSDVPFVEDPGYYFLEGQISTDNLPIANTTADLLYQSERFANTLRFVLPGVPQGVYSLELHFSESFFDTAGQRLMDIVVEGDTLITDFDIVGTAGALNTAVIQELEGVSIIDGILNITFVRSNSGTATAKVAGIALTSASLVAVEDETSTEVPGTHRLTAAYPNPFNPETQFTLTVARSQHVTVRVFDMLGREVDRLFDGVMPANQIQSMQFAPHALPSGIYLIQAAGESFSEAQRVVLLK from the coding sequence ATGGATACCCCACGCACGTTCTCGTTCCGCCGCCACCTCCTGGTCGCGGCCGTCCTCCTGGCTCTCGTCCCGGGCGCCGCGCTCGGCCAGAGCGCGCCGCTCATCCGGCTCAACTCCGGCGGTCCGTCCTTCACGCTGGACGGCACCAACTACACGAGCGACGCTTATTTCACCGACAGCAAGACGGCCTCGTTCGACAGCCGCGAAATCGCCGGCACCGAGGAAGACGACCTGTTCCGCACCGAACGGATCACGAACGACGACGGCTTGCCCTTCGGCTACAGCATCCCGGTGCCGCAGAACGGCATCTACTCGGTCCGCCTCCACTTCGCCGAGACGGCGTTCACCGTCGCCGGCCGCCGCATCTTCGATGTCGCGGTAGAGGGCACCACGGTGCTGGACGACTACGACATCTTCGCCAGCGCGGGCGGCGCCAACACGGCGATCACGGAAACCATCCTCAATATCGCGGTCAACGACGACACGCTGAACGTCGTCTTCTCGGCCGTGGTCGAGCGCGCCAAGATCAACGCGATCGAGGTGTTTGGCGACTTCGACCCGATCTCCATCCCGTTCGGCATCAACGTGGCCGGGCCGGCGCTGACGGTGAGCGACGTCCCGTTCGTGGAGGATCCGGGCTACTATTTCCTGGAAGGCCAGATCTCGACGGATAATCTGCCCATCGCCAACACGACGGCCGATCTGCTGTACCAGTCGGAACGCTTTGCGAACACCCTGCGGTTCGTTCTGCCGGGCGTGCCGCAGGGGGTCTACTCGCTGGAACTCCATTTTTCGGAGAGCTTTTTCGACACGGCCGGCCAGCGCCTGATGGATATCGTGGTTGAAGGCGATACGCTGATCACGGATTTCGACATCGTGGGCACCGCCGGCGCGCTGAATACCGCGGTCATCCAGGAGCTCGAAGGGGTCTCCATCATCGACGGCATTCTCAACATCACCTTCGTGCGCAGCAATTCCGGAACGGCCACCGCCAAGGTCGCGGGCATCGCGCTGACCAGCGCGAGCCTCGTCGCCGTGGAAGACGAAACGTCGACCGAGGTGCCGGGCACGCACCGGCTCACCGCGGCGTACCCGAATCCCTTTAATCCGGAGACGCAGTTCACGCTCACGGTGGCGCGCAGCCAGCACGTGACCGTGCGCGTGTTCGACATGCTGGGACGCGAAGTGGATCGCCTGTTCGACGGCGTGATGCCGGCCAACCAGATCCAGTCCATGCAGTTTGCGCCCCATGCGCTCCCGAGCGGGATCTACCTGATCCAGGCCGCCGGCGAATCCTTCAGCGAAGCCCAGCGGGTGGTGCTGCTGAAGTAA
- a CDS encoding ABC transporter ATP-binding protein — MPHPPTDTSPLVIDMRQITRIYTEGDRERTVLDGLDLRLERGAFAVLLGRSGTGKSTLLNIISGIDLPTRGTVRLDGIDVTQLSERERTLFRRERIGFVFQAFNLIPTLTVEENVLLPLELNGRMTPAATAQALDILDQVGLADRRDSYPDRLSGGEQQRVAIARALAHDPPLILADEPTGNLDDDTAGRILELFDTLVRGLGKTTLIVTHDRSMRSMADRVLTLHGGTLSEYTPEAID, encoded by the coding sequence ATGCCGCATCCCCCAACCGATACCTCGCCGCTCGTGATCGACATGCGTCAGATCACCCGGATCTACACGGAGGGGGATCGCGAACGAACCGTGCTCGACGGCCTCGATTTGCGCCTGGAACGGGGCGCCTTCGCCGTCCTCCTCGGGCGGAGCGGCACCGGCAAAAGTACGTTGCTCAATATCATCAGCGGCATCGATCTGCCCACGCGAGGCACGGTCCGGCTGGACGGCATCGACGTCACGCAGCTCAGCGAGCGCGAGCGGACGCTGTTCCGGCGCGAACGCATCGGCTTCGTTTTTCAGGCCTTTAACCTGATCCCCACCCTGACGGTGGAGGAAAATGTACTCCTCCCGTTGGAGCTGAACGGCCGCATGACGCCGGCCGCCACAGCCCAGGCGCTCGACATCCTCGACCAGGTGGGCCTCGCCGACCGGCGGGACAGCTACCCGGATCGCCTCTCGGGCGGCGAGCAGCAGCGCGTCGCCATCGCCCGCGCCCTCGCGCACGACCCGCCTCTCATCCTCGCCGACGAGCCGACGGGCAACCTCGACGACGACACGGCCGGCCGCATCCTCGAGCTGTTCGACACGCTCGTCCGCGGCCTCGGCAAGACCACCCTCATCGTGACGCACGACCGCTCGATGCGGTCGATGGCGGACCGGGTCCTGACGCTCCACGGCGGGACGCTTTCCGAATATACGCCGGAGGCCATCGATTGA